A region from the Arachis ipaensis cultivar K30076 chromosome B01, Araip1.1, whole genome shotgun sequence genome encodes:
- the LOC107605433 gene encoding uncharacterized protein LOC107605433, with amino-acid sequence MEIDYDEEEEEEFDRVLTSTVCLVFQYYNKYIYKRPCMTSTQTGNKWLKEILEGNNNRCCSMFRMEKDIFKRLCYDLETNYGLCASRRISAAEMLAMFLFVLGGGNSNKSTKERFQHSGETISRKFEEVLQAVCKMAIDIIQPKDRDFKEVPTKLRNDDRYWPHFKDAIGAIDGTHVPVIVSTEDQIRFIGRKGIPTQNVMAACNFDMEFTFALAGWEGTAHDTRVFLHAIGTSELNFPKPPPGKYYLVDAGYPEKKGYLGPYKGATYHLPEFRRVNGPSGYYKIYNYAHSSLRSVIERTFGV; translated from the exons ATGGAAATTGATTatgatgaagaggaagaggaagaatttgATCGAGTTTTAACTTCCACAGTATGTTTGGTCTTCCAATATTATAATAAGTATATCTATAAAAGACCATGCATGACTTCTACACAAACAGGAAACAAATGGCTTAAAGAGATATTAGAAGGGAATAATAATCGTTGTTGCAGCATGTTTAGGATGGAAAAAGATATTTTCAAAAGACTATGCTATGATTTGGAAACAAACTATGGTTTATGTGCCTCAAGGAGAATAAGTGCTGCAGAAATGCTAGCAATGTTCCTATTTGTACTAGGAGGTGGAAACTCAAATAAGTCAACTAAGGAGCGGTTTCAACATTCTGGTGAAACAATAAgtcgaaaatttgaagaagtgCTCCAAGCTGTGTGCAAAATGGCCATAGACATTATACAACCAAAGGATCGTGATTTTAAAGAAGTGCCTACAAAATTAAGGAATGATGATAGATATTGGCCTCACTTTAag GATGCAATTGGTGCTATAGATGGAACTCATGTGCCAGTGATTGTGTCTACTGAAGACCAAATTCGATTTATTGGTAGAAAAGGAATTCCAACCCAAAATGTTATGGCTGCGTGTAATTTTGATATGGAATTTACTTTTGCTTTGGCCGGTTGGGAAGGGACAGCTCATGACACAAGAGTATTTTTACATGCAATTGGTACATCTGAGTTGAACTTTCCAAAACCTCCACCAG GTAAATACTATTTAGTAGATGCAGGCTATCCAGAAAAGAAAGGTTATCTAGGACCATACAAAGGAGCAACATATCATTTGCCAGAATTTCGTCGTGTTAATGGACCTTCTGGATACTACAAAATATATAactatgctcattcttcacttaGAAGCGTGATAGAACGTACATTTGGAGTttga